From one Sphingomonas xanthus genomic stretch:
- a CDS encoding CpaD family pilus assembly protein: MRCHFALLALAAALAGCSQHAPEAAPRGVSSVNVPVVARTQFVFDAAAPDGSLAPSEAARLDGWFQSLNLGYGDSIYVDGAYAYGARGDVARLAGNYGMMVSDGAPVTASAVPPGSVRVVVSRTRAHVPNCPNWSVPSNPNFDNATMSNFGCGVNSNLAAMVANPEDLVHGREGSVVGDAQTASKAVRSYRAAPPTGTKGLQEVNTKKDGQ; encoded by the coding sequence ATGCGCTGTCATTTCGCTCTCCTGGCCCTCGCCGCCGCGCTTGCCGGCTGCAGCCAGCATGCCCCGGAAGCGGCCCCTCGCGGCGTTTCCTCGGTGAATGTCCCCGTGGTTGCGCGAACCCAGTTCGTGTTTGACGCGGCCGCGCCCGACGGGTCGCTGGCGCCGTCTGAGGCCGCCCGCCTCGACGGTTGGTTCCAGTCGCTCAACCTTGGCTATGGCGACTCGATTTATGTCGATGGCGCCTATGCCTATGGCGCCCGCGGCGATGTCGCCCGGCTTGCCGGCAATTACGGCATGATGGTCAGCGACGGTGCACCGGTCACCGCGTCCGCCGTTCCTCCAGGATCGGTCCGGGTGGTGGTCAGCCGCACCCGCGCCCATGTGCCCAACTGCCCTAACTGGTCGGTCCCGTCGAACCCCAATTTCGACAATGCCACCATGTCCAACTTCGGTTGCGGTGTGAACAGCAACCTCGCCGCGATGGTCGCCAATCCCGAGGACTTGGTCCACGGGCGCGAAGGCAGCGTCGTCGGTGATGCCCAGACTGCAAGCAAGGCCGTCCGTTCCTACCGTGCGGCTCCGCCGACCGGGACGAAGGGCCTGCAGGAAGTCAACACCAAGAAGGATGGCCAGTGA
- the ispH gene encoding 4-hydroxy-3-methylbut-2-enyl diphosphate reductase, protein MASAKPPLHLLIAAPRGFCAGVDRAIRIVELTIERYGPPVYVRHEIVHNQFVVDRLRGMGAVFVKELDEVPDGRPVVFSAHGVPKVVPANAEARGLDYLDATCPLVSKVHRQAERLIRAGRHILFIGHAGHPEVIGTFGQVPEGSMTLIETVQDVAKIDIADPLNLSFLTQTTLSVDDTQAIVDALKTRFPAIEVPRSEDICYATSNRQAAVKAIALECERVLVIGSPTSSNSLRLAEVAERQNVPARLIQRAADIDWDWIGQPRAIGLTAGASAPEILVREVVDALAERFAVTETIAEHTVENMIFKLPRKLVA, encoded by the coding sequence ATGGCCTCTGCCAAGCCCCCGCTCCACCTGTTGATTGCCGCCCCGCGCGGCTTCTGCGCCGGTGTCGACCGCGCCATCCGCATCGTCGAGCTGACGATCGAGCGTTATGGACCGCCGGTCTATGTCCGGCACGAGATCGTCCATAACCAGTTCGTGGTCGACCGGCTGCGCGGCATGGGCGCGGTGTTCGTCAAGGAACTGGACGAGGTCCCCGACGGGCGGCCGGTGGTCTTTTCCGCGCATGGCGTGCCCAAGGTCGTTCCGGCCAACGCGGAAGCGCGCGGGCTCGACTATCTCGACGCGACTTGCCCGCTGGTGAGTAAGGTCCACCGTCAGGCCGAGCGGCTGATCAGGGCCGGGCGGCACATTCTCTTTATCGGGCACGCCGGCCACCCGGAGGTGATCGGTACCTTCGGCCAGGTTCCCGAAGGGTCGATGACCCTGATCGAAACGGTCCAGGACGTGGCGAAGATCGACATTGCCGATCCGCTAAACCTGTCGTTCCTCACCCAGACGACGCTGTCGGTCGACGATACGCAGGCCATCGTCGACGCATTAAAGACCCGCTTTCCCGCGATCGAGGTCCCGCGCAGCGAGGATATTTGCTACGCCACTTCCAACCGCCAGGCGGCAGTAAAGGCGATCGCCCTGGAGTGCGAACGCGTGCTCGTGATCGGCTCGCCGACTAGTAGCAATTCGCTTCGGCTGGCCGAAGTCGCCGAGCGCCAGAATGTTCCCGCCCGGCTTATCCAGCGGGCCGCCGATATCGATTGGGATTGGATTGGCCAGCCTCGCGCAATCGGCCTCACCGCCGGGGCGTCGGCTCCGGAGATACTGGTGCGTGAAGTGGTCGACGCGCTGGCCGAGCGATTCGCGGTCACCGAGACGATCGCCGAACACACGGTCGAGAATATGATTTTCAAGCTGCCCCGCAAGCTGGTTGCCTGA
- a CDS encoding type II secretion system F family protein, with protein MLYIIIIAVGVLGVLLMGGKALGGPNPAKSAKRRMELVKERHAEGGVLAANAQAQIRKLMAARASRMDSWASTLIPRPALMRKRLEQTGKSISLVKYLTSSLGLAAFVAALLMIKGAPFLLAFFAGLFIGTAVPHFVIGFLIKRRIAKFTANFPDAIELMVRGLRSGLPITETLGIVASEIAGPVGLEFRAVSDRMKIGRTMEAALQETSDRLGTPEFQFFVITLAIQRETGGNLAETLSNLADVLRKRSQMKLKIKAMSSESKASAYIVGSLPFVVFSLVWMVNPAYMSGFFVDERLIIAGLGGLCWMGIGVFIMAKMVNFEI; from the coding sequence ATGTTGTATATCATCATCATTGCGGTCGGCGTCCTCGGGGTCTTGCTGATGGGCGGCAAGGCGCTGGGCGGGCCAAATCCGGCGAAGTCGGCCAAGCGGCGGATGGAGCTGGTCAAGGAGCGCCACGCCGAAGGCGGCGTCCTGGCTGCTAACGCCCAGGCGCAGATCCGCAAACTGATGGCCGCGCGCGCAAGCCGGATGGACAGCTGGGCATCGACGCTGATCCCTCGCCCGGCGCTCATGCGCAAGCGGCTCGAGCAGACCGGCAAGTCGATCTCGCTCGTGAAATATCTGACCTCGTCGCTGGGCTTGGCCGCGTTCGTCGCGGCCCTGCTGATGATCAAGGGCGCGCCCTTTCTGCTCGCCTTCTTTGCCGGCCTGTTCATCGGGACCGCGGTCCCGCACTTCGTGATCGGCTTCCTGATCAAGCGGCGCATCGCCAAGTTCACCGCAAACTTCCCGGACGCCATCGAACTGATGGTCCGGGGCCTGCGCTCGGGCCTTCCGATCACGGAGACCCTGGGCATCGTCGCCAGCGAAATCGCCGGCCCGGTCGGACTGGAATTTCGGGCTGTCTCCGACCGCATGAAAATCGGCCGGACGATGGAGGCCGCGCTTCAGGAAACGTCGGACCGCCTCGGCACGCCCGAATTCCAGTTCTTCGTCATCACCTTGGCGATCCAGCGGGAAACCGGCGGCAACCTTGCCGAAACGCTGTCAAACCTTGCTGACGTGTTGCGCAAGCGATCCCAGATGAAGCTCAAGATCAAGGCGATGAGTTCCGAATCCAAGGCCTCGGCCTACATCGTGGGTTCGCTCCCGTTCGTGGTGTTCTCGCTCGTGTGGATGGTCAACCCGGCCTACATGAGCGGCTTCTTCGTCGACGAGCGGCTGATCATCGCCGGACTGGGCGGCCTGTGCTGGATGGGCATCGGCGTTTTTATCATGGCCAAAATGGTCAACTTCGAAATCTAG
- a CDS encoding type II and III secretion system protein family protein — MTSTNIRRRAKLGTALAALALGLGNIAVASPALARPAGTFKPSGQVLLSVGEGQMVSLPASVSDVWTSNPNVADVHVTNPRQINLFGKDAGEATVIATSANGSVVYATNIRVSQNITSVNQMLRAAMPESNITVTTVGQMAVINGTVASPEDAAQAEALVRSALNPGVDTSQPGAMLKIVPVNRLRTATPLQVNLRVRIAEVNRSYLKQVGVNLFSADTTSGFQFGIGQGTRGSVTSVGGGFGVNPLVTGGTTLGAAGKLFGLDIASALDLAAKDGLVSILAEPNLTALSGETASFLAGGEFPIPVSQGLGSVTIEYKQYGVGLAFTPIVLADGRISMRVRPEVSELSNEGSVKFGDVLVPALTTRRAETTVELGSGQSFMIAGLLRNTNTNDISKAPFLGDIPILGALFRSTSYKRAETELVIVVTPYLVRPISGQMALPTDGYRAPTMGDMVLEGQTYMGTSPRPVPASPAPALSGAAAGSSATASPGFKL; from the coding sequence ATGACCAGCACCAACATCCGCCGCCGTGCCAAGCTGGGCACTGCCCTGGCCGCGCTGGCCCTGGGCCTCGGCAACATCGCCGTCGCTTCCCCCGCGCTGGCTCGTCCGGCCGGTACCTTCAAGCCCAGCGGGCAGGTGCTGCTTTCGGTCGGCGAAGGCCAGATGGTGTCGCTGCCAGCCAGCGTCAGCGACGTCTGGACCTCTAACCCGAACGTGGCCGACGTCCATGTGACGAACCCGCGGCAGATCAACCTGTTCGGCAAGGACGCCGGCGAGGCCACGGTCATCGCGACGTCCGCGAACGGGTCGGTGGTCTACGCGACCAATATCCGCGTCAGCCAGAATATCACCTCGGTCAACCAGATGCTTCGGGCGGCCATGCCGGAATCGAACATCACGGTAACCACGGTCGGTCAAATGGCGGTCATCAACGGCACCGTCGCCTCCCCCGAGGATGCGGCGCAGGCCGAAGCGCTGGTCCGCTCCGCGCTTAACCCGGGAGTCGATACTTCGCAGCCCGGCGCGATGCTGAAGATCGTTCCGGTCAACCGGCTGCGCACCGCGACGCCGCTGCAGGTTAACCTGCGCGTGCGGATCGCGGAAGTGAACCGCAGCTACCTGAAGCAGGTTGGCGTGAACCTCTTCTCGGCGGACACCACCAGTGGCTTCCAGTTCGGCATCGGTCAGGGCACTCGCGGCTCGGTCACCAGCGTCGGTGGCGGCTTCGGTGTCAACCCGCTGGTGACCGGCGGTACCACGCTCGGCGCTGCCGGGAAGCTGTTCGGCCTCGATATTGCCAGCGCGCTCGATCTTGCTGCCAAGGACGGCCTGGTCAGCATCCTCGCCGAACCGAACTTGACCGCACTGTCCGGTGAAACCGCCAGCTTCCTCGCCGGTGGCGAATTCCCGATCCCGGTGTCGCAGGGCCTCGGCTCGGTGACGATCGAATACAAGCAGTATGGCGTCGGCCTGGCCTTCACGCCGATCGTCCTGGCTGACGGCCGCATCTCGATGCGTGTCCGGCCGGAAGTCAGCGAACTCAGCAACGAAGGCTCGGTCAAGTTCGGCGACGTCCTTGTCCCAGCACTAACCACGCGCCGCGCCGAAACGACGGTCGAGCTTGGCTCGGGCCAATCGTTCATGATTGCCGGCTTGCTGCGCAACACCAACACCAATGACATCAGCAAGGCACCATTCCTGGGGGACATCCCCATCCTCGGCGCCCTGTTCCGGTCGACCAGCTACAAGCGGGCCGAGACCGAATTGGTGATCGTCGTCACGCCGTACCTGGTGCGCCCGATCTCGGGCCAAATGGCGCTGCCGACCGACGGCTACCGTGCCCCGACGATGGGCGACATGGTGCTTGAGGGCCAGACCTACATGGGCACGAGCCCGCGTCCGGTCCCGGCCTCTCCCGCTCCGGCGCTCAGCGGCGCTGCCGCGGGAAGCTCCGCAACCGCCAGCCCCGGCTTCAAGCTGTGA
- a CDS encoding NAD(P)/FAD-dependent oxidoreductase yields MERVDVLIVGGGIAGASLGARLAADMRVLIIEAEEQCGRHATGRSAAFWQASLGGDSAERRLSLASRPMFEAGWPGSTVPLLRPRGALHLTGPCGEEFEEAGSLAGSDLPIRVERAELDALVPGLRAQWTGAWYEASCADIEVAAFHQACLATVRQKGGAVRTDSALLSARRGAAQWIVETSAGAIEAGVLVDAAGAWGDQVAERAGVKPVGLQAMRRTVAQLRIGRTGLRDLPFVTDSHQSFYFKGETDNSVWVCPLDETPVEPCDTAAEELDVAIAIDRFEKAVDWPVEAVEHKWAGLRTFAPDRKMKFGFDPEVEGFFWCVGQGGMGIQTAPAASLLCANLIRSAAPSAALADISATDFVVGNR; encoded by the coding sequence ATGGAGCGCGTCGATGTCCTGATTGTCGGTGGCGGGATCGCCGGAGCCAGCCTCGGCGCGAGGCTCGCGGCGGACATGCGCGTCCTGATCATCGAGGCGGAGGAGCAATGCGGCCGCCATGCCACTGGGCGCTCCGCCGCATTCTGGCAGGCAAGCCTTGGCGGCGACAGCGCCGAGCGGCGATTGAGCCTGGCTTCCCGGCCGATGTTCGAAGCTGGCTGGCCGGGCAGTACGGTTCCGCTGCTCCGGCCGCGCGGCGCGCTGCACCTGACCGGGCCATGCGGCGAAGAGTTCGAGGAGGCCGGCTCCCTCGCCGGAAGCGACCTGCCGATCCGGGTCGAGCGCGCCGAACTCGACGCGCTGGTCCCGGGCCTTCGCGCGCAATGGACCGGGGCCTGGTACGAGGCGAGCTGCGCCGACATCGAAGTGGCGGCGTTCCACCAGGCGTGCCTGGCCACGGTCCGGCAAAAAGGTGGCGCGGTGCGGACCGACTCCGCTTTATTGTCGGCCCGACGCGGCGCCGCGCAGTGGATTGTCGAAACCAGCGCCGGAGCGATCGAAGCCGGCGTGTTGGTCGACGCGGCGGGCGCCTGGGGCGACCAGGTGGCGGAGCGGGCCGGTGTCAAACCGGTCGGCCTGCAGGCGATGCGGCGAACCGTTGCGCAGCTGCGCATCGGCCGCACAGGACTTCGCGACTTGCCGTTCGTCACTGACAGCCACCAAAGCTTCTATTTCAAGGGCGAGACAGACAATAGCGTCTGGGTTTGCCCGCTCGACGAGACACCGGTCGAGCCGTGCGACACTGCCGCCGAGGAGTTGGACGTGGCCATCGCCATCGACCGGTTTGAGAAGGCGGTCGACTGGCCGGTGGAGGCGGTCGAGCATAAATGGGCGGGCCTCAGGACCTTTGCCCCAGACCGGAAGATGAAGTTCGGTTTCGATCCTGAGGTCGAGGGATTTTTCTGGTGCGTCGGGCAGGGCGGCATGGGAATCCAGACTGCGCCTGCGGCGTCGCTACTGTGCGCCAATCTCATCCGCAGCGCAGCCCCGTCGGCCGCACTTGCCGACATCAGCGCGACCGATTTCGTGGTCGGCAATCGCTGA
- the gcvH gene encoding glycine cleavage system protein GcvH — translation MSLYFTKEHEWIRVEGDVATVGISDHAQQALGDIVFAEVPDAGRSLAKGDDAAVVESVKAASDVYAPVAGEVVEGNGALADDPSLINRDPEGEGWFFKLKLADESELAGLMSEADYREWVKTL, via the coding sequence ATGAGCCTTTATTTCACCAAGGAGCATGAATGGATCCGCGTCGAAGGCGACGTGGCGACCGTTGGCATTTCTGACCATGCGCAGCAGGCGCTTGGTGATATTGTTTTCGCCGAGGTTCCCGATGCGGGCCGTTCGCTCGCCAAGGGCGATGACGCCGCCGTGGTCGAATCGGTCAAGGCCGCGAGCGACGTGTATGCGCCGGTCGCCGGCGAAGTCGTCGAGGGCAACGGCGCGCTGGCCGACGACCCCTCGCTGATCAACCGCGACCCGGAGGGCGAGGGCTGGTTCTTCAAGTTGAAGCTGGCCGACGAGAGTGAGCTGGCAGGGCTGATGAGCGAAGCCGACTATCGCGAGTGGGTGAAGACGCTCTGA
- the cpaB gene encoding Flp pilus assembly protein CpaB, with amino-acid sequence MDVKKVALLIGALVIAVVTAVMAKNMFTGAGAEQANAAPVVPLGPKVLVARKALPVGTIIDAESLAFQAWPKELVQNAYYTEGSADADMQKLIGTVVRNPVTAGQPLTRGALVGPGDRGFLAAALGPGMRAVTIPLDKETSGVGGFVFPGDRVDLVLTQDIVGGGEGPPLKVSETVVRNIRVLAIDQKIDGKTEDGKIEATKADTVTLEATPRIAEKIAVSQSMGKLSLALRSIADNAAELERAVASGEVRVPAGVSAAQERQMLLAVANRPADNNTTFVTGGDVSRFQRRSIPAKVGSDAPAAPAAAGTGSPGVPAGPTVRVARGNTVTVVPVGAR; translated from the coding sequence ATGGACGTGAAGAAAGTTGCGCTGCTCATCGGAGCGCTGGTCATTGCGGTGGTTACCGCGGTTATGGCCAAAAACATGTTCACCGGAGCGGGGGCCGAACAGGCCAATGCCGCACCTGTCGTGCCGCTGGGACCGAAAGTCCTGGTTGCGCGAAAGGCTCTTCCGGTTGGCACCATCATCGATGCCGAAAGCCTTGCCTTCCAGGCCTGGCCCAAGGAATTGGTGCAGAACGCCTACTACACCGAAGGCTCGGCCGACGCCGATATGCAAAAGCTGATCGGAACCGTGGTACGCAATCCGGTTACCGCCGGTCAGCCGCTTACTCGCGGCGCGCTCGTCGGACCTGGCGACCGCGGCTTCCTTGCTGCTGCGCTTGGCCCGGGCATGCGTGCGGTCACCATCCCCCTCGACAAGGAAACCTCGGGCGTGGGCGGCTTCGTCTTTCCGGGTGACCGGGTCGATCTTGTTCTGACCCAGGACATTGTCGGGGGCGGGGAAGGTCCGCCGCTCAAGGTTTCTGAAACCGTCGTCCGCAACATTCGCGTTCTCGCCATCGACCAGAAGATCGACGGCAAGACCGAAGACGGCAAGATCGAGGCCACCAAGGCCGACACGGTCACGCTTGAAGCGACCCCGCGGATTGCCGAAAAGATCGCCGTGTCGCAGTCGATGGGTAAGCTGAGCCTCGCCCTTCGCTCGATCGCCGACAATGCGGCTGAGCTCGAGCGCGCTGTCGCTTCGGGTGAGGTCAGAGTCCCGGCAGGTGTCAGCGCGGCACAGGAGCGGCAAATGCTGCTCGCTGTCGCCAACCGCCCGGCCGACAACAATACGACATTCGTGACAGGTGGTGATGTGTCGCGCTTCCAGCGCCGCAGCATCCCCGCCAAGGTTGGTTCGGACGCGCCTGCAGCCCCGGCTGCCGCCGGTACGGGCTCGCCGGGGGTCCCGGCCGGTCCGACCGTCCGCGTCGCCCGCGGCAACACTGTCACCGTCGTTCCCGTGGGAGCTCGCTAA
- the gcvT gene encoding glycine cleavage system aminomethyltransferase GcvT, which yields MTESTDNLATLPLDGWHRARGARMVPFAGYDMAVQYEGIMAEHLWTRNHAGLFDVSHMGQLLLTGTGVAEALETLLPGDIIGLKPGRIRYSLLLDDKGGVIDDLMVTNVTPEGGDEAYYMVVNGATKYGDIADLEERLPARVKLEHLTDRALLALQGPEAAAVIDSLFPGVGDALSFMQGTSRDWEGVALGFGRSGYTGEDGFELSVPATHAEKLANLLIADQRVRPIGLGARDSLRLEAGLPLYGHDLDCDTTPVMAGLTFAIAKRRREQGGFAGAERILGQLADGPPQKRVGLLVEGRQPVREGALVLDREGNEIGRVTSGGHSPSLGRPIAMAYVATALAEEGTALTLEQRGKLFQASVTPMPFVPHRYHRKQGAA from the coding sequence ATGACGGAATCGACGGACAATTTGGCCACTCTGCCGCTTGACGGCTGGCATCGCGCGCGCGGCGCGCGGATGGTTCCGTTCGCGGGTTATGACATGGCGGTCCAGTATGAAGGCATCATGGCCGAACATCTGTGGACCCGGAACCACGCCGGTCTGTTCGACGTCAGTCATATGGGCCAGTTGTTGCTGACCGGCACCGGCGTCGCCGAGGCGCTCGAAACGCTGTTGCCCGGTGACATCATCGGCCTGAAGCCCGGTCGAATCCGCTATTCCCTGCTGCTCGACGACAAAGGCGGAGTGATTGACGACCTGATGGTCACCAACGTCACCCCCGAGGGCGGAGACGAGGCCTATTATATGGTCGTCAACGGGGCGACCAAATATGGAGACATCGCCGACCTTGAGGAGCGGTTGCCGGCGCGGGTGAAGCTGGAACATCTCACTGACCGCGCGCTGCTGGCGTTGCAGGGGCCGGAGGCCGCGGCGGTGATCGACTCGCTGTTTCCCGGCGTTGGCGACGCACTGAGCTTCATGCAGGGCACTTCCCGCGATTGGGAGGGCGTGGCCTTGGGCTTCGGCCGGTCGGGCTATACTGGCGAGGACGGATTCGAACTGTCGGTGCCCGCGACGCATGCCGAGAAGCTGGCGAATCTGCTGATCGCCGATCAGCGGGTCAGGCCAATCGGCCTTGGTGCGCGCGATTCGCTGCGGCTCGAAGCGGGATTGCCGCTCTACGGCCACGACCTTGATTGCGACACCACGCCGGTCATGGCCGGCCTCACCTTCGCCATCGCCAAGCGCCGCCGCGAACAGGGCGGCTTTGCCGGGGCGGAGCGGATTCTTGGCCAGCTCGCCGACGGCCCGCCGCAAAAGCGCGTCGGCCTCCTCGTCGAGGGGCGCCAGCCGGTGCGCGAGGGCGCGCTGGTGCTCGACCGGGAAGGCAATGAGATCGGCAGGGTTACCAGCGGCGGCCATTCGCCCTCGCTTGGCCGGCCAATCGCCATGGCCTATGTCGCGACGGCGTTGGCCGAGGAGGGCACCGCGCTCACGCTCGAACAGCGCGGCAAGCTGTTCCAGGCCTCGGTCACGCCGATGCCCTTCGTCCCCCACCGCTACCACCGCAAGCAGGGAGCTGCGTAA
- a CDS encoding A24 family peptidase has protein sequence MMNSGFTLVLYGLLAAMLLWIAIQDVRTYTISDRLNAAIALMAPLSWWAVGLPIWPDAAIRVAVAIAVFLLFAGAFYIGAMGGGDVKLAGALALWFAPIEVLMLIIIMSIVGGALTLIVVGVHRARRKTGRPEVPYGVAIALGAAWLLAQRFLNHFA, from the coding sequence ATGATGAACAGCGGATTCACCCTTGTCCTGTATGGCCTTCTGGCCGCGATGCTCCTCTGGATCGCGATCCAGGACGTTCGGACCTACACCATCTCTGACCGCCTCAACGCCGCCATCGCGCTGATGGCGCCGTTGAGCTGGTGGGCAGTCGGCCTGCCGATCTGGCCCGACGCGGCGATCCGTGTCGCCGTGGCGATCGCCGTATTCCTGCTATTCGCAGGCGCATTTTACATCGGCGCGATGGGCGGAGGCGACGTCAAGCTCGCCGGCGCCCTCGCCCTGTGGTTCGCTCCGATCGAAGTTTTGATGCTGATCATCATCATGTCGATCGTCGGCGGAGCGCTGACTCTTATCGTCGTCGGGGTGCACCGCGCGCGCCGGAAAACCGGCCGTCCGGAGGTTCCGTACGGCGTCGCCATCGCGTTGGGCGCAGCATGGTTACTCGCCCAACGCTTTCTTAACCATTTTGCCTGA
- the rnhA gene encoding ribonuclease HI, with protein sequence MMDLPEVEIFTDGACKGNPGPGGWGAVLRFGDRERELSGGESPTTNNRMELMAAIEALKALKRPCRVQLTTDSNYVRDGITKWIHGWRRNGWKTADRKPVKNAELWQALLDATAPHRIDWHWVKGHAGHPENERADALACAEAEARR encoded by the coding sequence CTGATGGACCTACCCGAGGTCGAGATTTTTACTGACGGCGCATGCAAAGGCAATCCGGGACCGGGCGGCTGGGGCGCGGTCTTGCGCTTCGGGGACCGGGAGCGTGAGCTTTCCGGCGGAGAATCGCCGACGACCAATAACCGCATGGAGCTGATGGCCGCGATCGAAGCACTGAAAGCGCTGAAACGGCCGTGCCGGGTGCAGCTGACCACCGACAGCAATTATGTGCGCGACGGGATCACTAAGTGGATCCACGGCTGGCGCCGCAACGGCTGGAAGACCGCCGACCGGAAACCGGTCAAGAATGCCGAGCTATGGCAGGCGCTGCTCGACGCCACGGCCCCGCATCGGATCGATTGGCACTGGGTCAAGGGCCATGCCGGCCATCCCGAGAATGAACGCGCCGACGCGCTCGCATGCGCCGAGGCCGAGGCCCGGCGCTAG
- a CDS encoding pilus assembly protein CpaE, with the protein MNAPFQARAGLRDPFTAFVCDEATADMLRPVAVEHGWSPEKVNKGGLRNAVQSLSVSASPTILFVDLSESADPLNDINALAEVCEPGTVVIAAGQVNDVRLYRDLVASGIHDYLLKPFTVDQLRDTFAHAQAILSGPRGEAQADKPHVMTAVIGVRGGVGASTIATSLAWLLGEKANRSTALLDLDVHFGTGALALDLEPGRGLTDAIENPSRIDGLFIERAMIRANERLSVLSAEAPLHQPLITDGTAFFQLQEEMKNAFESTVLDLPRQMLIQYPHMVHDAHVAVIVSELTLAATRDTIRVLAWLKSNAPQTKVIVAANRVSTGGALEITKKDFEQSIERSVDIVFPEDRKVAAQAAKLGKPMAEIATGKMAAPYTQLSNMVLSHASEEGATAETKSSGGKTLVDNLKSMLAKPKAKAA; encoded by the coding sequence ATGAACGCTCCGTTCCAGGCACGAGCAGGTCTGCGAGACCCCTTCACCGCCTTCGTCTGTGACGAGGCCACGGCCGACATGCTGCGTCCGGTTGCGGTCGAGCATGGCTGGTCGCCCGAGAAGGTCAATAAAGGCGGCCTGCGCAACGCGGTCCAGTCGCTATCGGTTTCGGCAAGCCCGACGATCCTGTTCGTCGACCTTTCGGAATCGGCCGACCCCCTCAACGATATCAACGCGCTAGCCGAGGTTTGCGAACCCGGGACGGTGGTGATCGCTGCGGGCCAGGTCAACGATGTCCGGCTTTACCGTGACCTCGTCGCCAGCGGCATCCATGATTATCTGCTGAAGCCGTTCACGGTCGACCAACTGCGCGACACCTTCGCCCATGCCCAGGCCATCCTGTCGGGGCCGCGCGGCGAAGCGCAGGCGGACAAGCCGCATGTCATGACTGCCGTTATCGGCGTTCGCGGCGGCGTCGGAGCTTCGACCATCGCTACCAGCCTGGCTTGGCTGCTCGGCGAAAAGGCCAACCGCTCGACCGCGCTTCTCGACCTTGACGTCCACTTCGGGACCGGCGCCCTGGCGCTGGATCTGGAACCTGGCCGCGGCCTTACCGACGCGATCGAGAACCCGAGCCGGATCGACGGCCTGTTCATCGAACGGGCAATGATCCGCGCCAACGAGCGGCTCTCGGTCCTGTCGGCCGAGGCTCCGCTCCACCAGCCGCTGATCACCGACGGCACGGCCTTCTTCCAGCTTCAGGAAGAAATGAAGAACGCCTTCGAATCGACCGTTCTCGACCTGCCACGGCAGATGCTGATCCAATATCCGCACATGGTGCATGACGCCCATGTCGCGGTGATCGTCAGCGAACTGACGCTGGCGGCGACGCGCGATACCATTCGAGTCCTCGCCTGGCTGAAATCCAATGCCCCGCAAACCAAGGTCATCGTCGCGGCCAACCGCGTCTCGACCGGCGGAGCACTGGAAATCACCAAGAAGGATTTCGAACAGTCAATCGAACGAAGTGTCGACATCGTCTTCCCTGAAGACCGCAAGGTCGCAGCGCAGGCGGCGAAGCTCGGGAAGCCGATGGCGGAGATCGCCACAGGCAAGATGGCCGCGCCCTACACCCAGCTGTCGAACATGGTCCTGAGCCATGCCAGCGAAGAAGGCGCGACCGCTGAAACCAAGTCTTCCGGCGGGAAGACGCTGGTCGACAATCTGAAGTCAATGCTGGCCAAGCCGAAAGCCAAGGCCGCGTAA